From a single Ignavibacteria bacterium genomic region:
- a CDS encoding right-handed parallel beta-helix repeat-containing protein, with protein MKNLVGVTIALALIMSLSSSAERRYVSKTGNSTPPYTSWETAADSIMKVMRISGIGDTVIVGDGIYTEVVRFSAGVVLLGLGWDNTWIQIPQDSTTGIWMENDCSISNLKVVGWGMFEEFHTGIYSYRKGGLRMKIRIQNIKVSDCGAAIHATAFGFSNIDTVFVQNSVIDSSLMGFVANSTKCFVSNNYITTSENCIYFAVLSEVDVYNNILVAAPYNRLSDNFKITIWADNRPSRIHNNLIISLFPNVTEYSVGSELGPDTINNNVYIGNFGKVINTNGTSSYRDIFNNQISGGKYYGFNGESPLRFNNFWNNRVNWRSTGGASVDTISNITRFPMFADETKDYHLQAYSPLIDAGDTLVKDPDGTRSDIGMYGGRDGKSYTYLDLAPLEPRGIAATVAGDTIRIDWKRNHESDFKQYLVFGDTTQGFNSDSLSLIARTTDTSFTKIIQGFSGGYYLRLRSEDNQGNVSEESEEIRIIPVGITGEGHEVVQDYQLFNNYPNPFNPETVIGYRLKSPGRVILTVYTITGEPVRVLQDGEMPSGYHETKFRGDELASGIYLYKIDVRSPEGVPVYSSVRKMLLLK; from the coding sequence ATGAAAAATCTGGTAGGAGTAACAATAGCACTTGCACTGATAATGTCACTAAGCAGTAGTGCTGAGAGACGATATGTCAGCAAGACCGGGAACAGTACACCACCATACACGAGTTGGGAGACTGCAGCCGACAGTATTATGAAGGTGATGAGAATATCGGGTATTGGTGATACGGTTATAGTCGGAGACGGTATCTATACAGAGGTTGTAAGGTTTAGTGCAGGAGTTGTGTTGTTGGGGCTTGGATGGGATAACACATGGATCCAGATTCCGCAGGATTCGACTACCGGTATATGGATGGAAAACGATTGTAGCATAAGTAATCTGAAGGTTGTTGGTTGGGGGATGTTTGAAGAATTTCATACAGGTATATATTCATATAGAAAAGGGGGGCTAAGGATGAAAATCCGGATTCAAAATATCAAAGTGTCAGATTGTGGAGCCGCAATCCATGCCACTGCTTTCGGGTTCAGTAATATTGACACAGTTTTTGTGCAGAACAGCGTCATTGATTCGTCTTTGATGGGATTTGTTGCCAACTCCACCAAATGCTTTGTATCCAACAATTACATTACAACTAGTGAAAATTGTATTTACTTTGCGGTATTATCCGAGGTCGATGTTTACAACAACATCCTTGTGGCGGCGCCATATAATCGGTTAAGTGACAACTTTAAGATAACTATTTGGGCAGACAACCGTCCTTCCAGGATCCATAATAATCTGATTATCAGTCTGTTCCCAAATGTGACTGAATACAGTGTCGGTTCAGAATTGGGACCAGATACAATAAACAATAATGTATATATCGGAAATTTTGGTAAAGTTATTAATACCAACGGTACTTCAAGTTATCGTGACATCTTCAACAACCAAATATCAGGCGGCAAGTATTACGGATTCAACGGAGAGAGTCCTCTAAGATTCAATAATTTTTGGAACAACCGTGTAAACTGGCGATCGACAGGTGGTGCCTCAGTCGACACCATCTCAAACATCACCCGGTTTCCGATGTTCGCCGACGAGACTAAAGATTATCATCTTCAGGCTTACTCTCCTCTTATAGATGCGGGCGATACGCTCGTAAAAGACCCTGACGGAACAAGAAGCGACATTGGCATGTACGGAGGGCGCGACGGTAAATCGTACACTTATCTTGATCTTGCCCCACTTGAACCGAGAGGTATAGCAGCAACAGTTGCGGGTGATACTATCCGGATTGACTGGAAGAGGAACCACGAGAGTGATTTTAAGCAGTATCTTGTCTTTGGGGACACAACACAAGGATTCAATTCAGATTCATTAAGTCTGATTGCAAGAACAACTGATACATCCTTCACAAAGATCATCCAGGGATTCAGCGGAGGTTATTACCTCAGATTGAGATCAGAAGACAATCAGGGGAATGTATCAGAGGAAAGTGAAGAGATCAGGATCATCCCGGTTGGGATAACCGGGGAGGGCCATGAGGTTGTACAGGATTATCAACTGTTTAACAACTACCCGAACCCGTTTAATCCTGAAACAGTGATAGGATACAGGTTGAAGTCACCCGGAAGAGTGATACTGACGGTTTACACAATAACGGGAGAACCTGTGAGGGTATTGCAAGACGGGGAGATGCCATCCGGATACCATGAGACAAAGTTCAGAGGTGACGAACTTGCCAGTGGGATTTATCTCTACAAGATAGATGTGAGATCACCGGAAGGAGTACCTGTTTACTCATCTGTCAGGAAAATGTTGCTCTTGAAGTAG